A genomic segment from Pyruvatibacter sp. encodes:
- a CDS encoding GNAT family N-acetyltransferase: MQPAIIQPAVRNDDFLVVPPPVDANSLVLSATTDIASLAQQWRGLELRAVGHVFQTWAWVSNWHTHIGTARKIEPFIVAAHSRDGTMRALLPFGIHSRAGMRTLVWLGDEHADYKGPLIDRDLLPGLTAGAMQRMFDSAVKLAPRIDAVRLLDMPEQFGSTAHPLLVYPNQPAPVASHALTLKPDFDRLYKEHRGTSSRKKLRQKQRRLEEAEGPVSLKIATTPSARSRAISALIDQKRARLNQMGVADMFATPQVRAFYRTLAEQHPDICQLSTLDAGDTPVAANWGLVWGDRYYYVLSTMTSGEHQHLSTGQLHLNELISWSADRGLKVFDFTAGDETYKDDWCDTAMGLFDVHYGLTIKGRLLAWFNAHTRTAKRKIKHHEPLWNTAQKLRKKVHDLRMKTGW, from the coding sequence ATGCAGCCTGCCATCATCCAGCCAGCCGTAAGAAACGACGATTTCCTTGTGGTTCCACCGCCCGTTGACGCCAATTCGCTGGTATTGAGCGCCACAACGGACATTGCATCGCTGGCGCAGCAGTGGCGTGGACTGGAGCTGCGGGCCGTCGGACATGTGTTCCAGACATGGGCCTGGGTCTCGAATTGGCACACCCATATTGGCACCGCCCGCAAAATTGAGCCGTTCATCGTTGCCGCGCACAGCCGTGACGGCACCATGCGCGCCCTGTTGCCGTTTGGCATTCACAGCCGCGCAGGTATGAGAACACTTGTATGGCTGGGAGATGAACACGCCGACTACAAAGGCCCCCTGATCGACCGCGACCTGCTGCCCGGCCTGACAGCCGGCGCAATGCAGCGGATGTTTGACAGCGCCGTTAAACTTGCCCCGCGCATTGATGCAGTGCGACTTCTGGATATGCCTGAACAGTTTGGATCAACCGCCCACCCCCTGCTTGTTTACCCCAATCAGCCAGCTCCCGTTGCCTCCCATGCGCTCACGCTGAAGCCTGATTTTGATCGTCTGTACAAAGAGCACCGTGGAACATCATCGCGCAAGAAACTCCGCCAGAAACAGCGTCGTCTCGAAGAAGCTGAAGGCCCCGTCAGCCTGAAAATCGCAACAACCCCATCCGCCCGCAGCAGGGCTATTTCAGCACTCATAGACCAGAAACGTGCGCGCCTGAACCAAATGGGTGTCGCCGATATGTTTGCAACACCCCAAGTGCGTGCCTTCTATCGTACCTTGGCCGAACAACACCCGGACATCTGCCAACTTTCAACGCTGGATGCGGGCGACACACCCGTTGCCGCCAACTGGGGGTTGGTGTGGGGAGATCGTTACTACTACGTGCTCTCCACCATGACATCCGGCGAACATCAGCACCTGTCCACCGGACAGTTGCACCTCAATGAACTGATTTCATGGAGCGCGGATCGCGGTCTTAAGGTTTTTGATTTCACTGCCGGTGACGAAACTTACAAAGACGACTGGTGCGACACAGCCATGGGACTGTTTGACGTTCACTATGGCTTAACCATCAAGGGCCGCTTGCTGGCTTGGTTCAACGCACACACTCGCACCGCAAAGCGTAAAATCAAACACCATGAGCCACTCTGGAACACCGCGCAGAAGCTGCGAAAAAAGGTCCATGACCTGCGTATGAAAACGGGTTGGTAA
- a CDS encoding GNAT family N-acetyltransferase gives MGAVSLGLVNSSLATALGVGLRTTAASASAKETATYTVSIYTSLESCAAAWRLFEQDAVATIFQTYGWLECWQRTVGEARASRPHIAFVHDKTGSPVMILPLALENILGVSTLTWMARDEADYHAPLMTKEFAATCTAADMQHILTRIARHVSSADALSLIKTVHTFDSALNPLTHMQHLPHPSAAHAISLHGTFDELYADKRSKSTRRKDRQRRQRIEAMGDLKFEIAQTPQQRHDMLTSLLSQKAAWLEARGITNPFAADDVQAFLQSLIDDPSAAAALHISAMTLNGEVIAGNLGYTRGNRFYAMIGTIADGDVARQSPGIVHLHELLKWCFDNDISIFDLTVGDEGYKKDWCDMRQDLVDIRLPLSIAGYLATAILRAKDMAKRAIKSSPGLFTFALATRRTLKTIVPK, from the coding sequence ATGGGTGCAGTCTCACTCGGTCTGGTCAATTCGTCACTAGCAACCGCGCTGGGTGTTGGCCTGCGGACTACCGCAGCATCAGCATCCGCCAAAGAAACGGCCACTTACACCGTCAGCATCTACACTTCGCTTGAAAGCTGCGCTGCCGCATGGCGGCTTTTCGAGCAGGATGCAGTTGCAACCATCTTCCAGACCTATGGCTGGCTTGAGTGCTGGCAGCGCACCGTGGGCGAGGCGCGCGCCAGCCGTCCGCATATTGCGTTCGTACACGACAAAACCGGCAGCCCTGTCATGATCCTGCCGCTGGCGCTGGAAAACATTCTGGGTGTCTCGACACTCACCTGGATGGCCCGCGACGAGGCGGACTATCACGCGCCACTGATGACAAAAGAGTTTGCCGCAACCTGCACCGCAGCAGATATGCAGCACATTCTCACGCGCATTGCCCGGCATGTTTCCTCAGCCGATGCGTTGTCCCTCATCAAAACCGTGCATACATTTGATAGCGCTCTAAACCCGCTGACACATATGCAGCACCTGCCCCACCCGTCAGCAGCCCACGCTATATCCCTGCATGGAACCTTTGACGAGCTGTACGCCGACAAACGCAGCAAATCGACCCGCCGCAAGGATCGCCAACGCCGCCAGCGGATTGAGGCCATGGGCGACCTGAAGTTCGAAATTGCCCAAACGCCACAGCAACGCCACGACATGCTGACAAGCCTTCTCAGCCAAAAGGCAGCGTGGCTTGAAGCGCGCGGCATAACAAACCCTTTCGCGGCGGATGACGTGCAGGCCTTCCTGCAAAGCCTGATTGATGATCCGTCAGCCGCAGCCGCTCTGCACATTTCAGCCATGACGCTGAACGGCGAAGTCATTGCCGGCAATCTGGGCTACACCCGTGGCAACCGCTTTTATGCCATGATCGGCACAATCGCAGACGGTGACGTGGCTCGTCAGTCTCCCGGTATCGTGCACCTTCATGAGTTGCTCAAATGGTGCTTCGATAACGATATCAGCATTTTTGACCTGACCGTTGGCGACGAAGGATACAAAAAAGACTGGTGCGACATGCGTCAGGATCTTGTGGACATTCGCTTGCCGCTCTCCATTGCAGGCTATCTGGCAACCGCGATCCTGCGGGCCAAAGACATGGCTAAACGCGCCATCAAATCATCCC